DNA from Pirellulales bacterium:
GGGCACGCTGACCTACGAGGCCGTGTTCCAGCTCAGCGGGCTGGGGCTGGGGCAGTCGACGTGCGTTGGTCTCGGGGGCGACCCGATCGTCGGCACGTCGTTTATCGATTTGCTCAAGATGTTCGAGGCCGATCCCAAGACCGAAGCCATCCTCATGATGGGCGAGATCGGCGGCACGGCCGAGGAAGAAGCGGCCGCCTACGTGAAGCAACACGTCACCAAGCCGGTGGCGGCCTTCATTGCCGGCCGTGCGGCGCCGCCGGGCAAGCGCATGGGGCACGCCGGGGCGATCATCTCCGGCGGCAAAGGCACCGCGGCCGAAAAAGTGGCCGCCTTGGAGGCCGCGGGCATCGCCGTGGCCGAAAGCCCCGCCGACATGGGCACCGCCATGGTGCGGGCGATCAAGGCGAAACGGTAGCCTCGCGCTCGGGGAGCTACCGTTCCCGCGAAAGCTTTTGGGGAGAGACCGGGCACGTCACGGACCGCCGGGTACCCACTCGGGCGATCGCGGCTTGCCGGCCGCCACTCACGGTTCGCTCGGTTTGACTCGCGTCAGCGTTCCTTGAATCGTCTGCGTTGGCTTTCCGCTGGCGTCGGTGCGCTGCAAGGTCCATTCCAGCCGGTCGGGAGAAACCCAGCGGTCGTCGATGACGAAGGACGCATCGGCGGTCTTGCCCGTCCAGCGTAGAACGGACGTGGACCGGTTCCACTTGCCGACCGCTTCGTGGTAGTACCCGTCGGAAGCGAACACCCATTGCCGGTAGAGATCCGCTGCGGTGTCGTAAGTCATGATTTGCAGATCGGCCTCTCCCGGCGGAACGGATTGGGCGCGGAACTCCAAGAAGCGGCCTTCGAGCGTTCGTCGGCACGTGGCTTCGCCTTGCGTGTCGAACTCGCGAGGGGGCGGTCCGAAATGGCGAATTTGCGTCCGGGTCTTCCAGTCGCCCAGGAATCGTTCCAGTTCCGCGAGCGTCTCGGGGGGCGCCTCGTCGGCCGTTGCCCTCGTGGCCGGAAGGGCCAGGCCAACGAAAAACAACGCCGTGAATCTCACGGCCCAGGTGCTGACAGGCCGACAGGCGGCGTCCATTTCGATTCTCCCCCAGGTTTGGAAACGGTGGGAAACCACTTCAAACTATAGCCTACGCCGGAGATGGGACCGCGCGACGGCGGGGGGAGCCGCCACGCCATGCACGGATCGACCGCGCGCAGCGTTTTTATCCGCCGCCAGCCGCGCCTGGAGAAATCGACTTCGTGCTTACAATCGGAATGCAGCAAATTCCAATTGAAGTGAAGTATTGTCGCGGCAAACCGTCACGCAATGATCTGGCCGGCATCAACTCGTTTTGCGGTCAAGCCAAATACGATTCGCCGTTTGGGTTGCTCATTACGCAGGACTTGGCAGGGCAGCTTGACGACCGAACCATCGCTGTGCCGGCATGTGCATTCTTGGCGGTGCGTTAGCCGCCGATTTGTTGCTTGCATCGCGCGCCGATTGCTGCCATCTTTTAGGTTCTTTGCGCTTCTCGCCGAGGGAACGAGTGGGGCACCTGAGGGATCATGGCACAACCGATCACCGAGACGATCGCTGCGCGCGCCGATGCACCATCGCCGGCGCCGCACCCTGGTTCGCAAAAGATGCCCGCCTGGAAGACGGGCGAGCTGATCGATGCGCCCCGCTTCACCTGGCGCAACTGGGCCGCCATGCTCGGTCCCGGGCTGGTGGCCGGCGGCGCCGCGATCGGCGGGGGCGAGTGGCTGCTCGGCCCCATCGTCACCGCCCAGTACGGCGGCGCCATGATGTGGCTCGCCCTGGTCAGTATCCTGGGCCAGGTGATCTACAACATCGAGATCAGCCGCTACACGCTTTACAGCGGCGAGCCGATCTTCACGGGCAAGTTCCGCACGCTACCGGGGCCGGGATTCTGGCTCTGCGTTTACCTCGTGCTCGACTTCGGCGCCGTGTTTCCCTATCTGGCAGCAAACGCGGCTACCCCCTTGGGGGCGCTCATCATCGGCGAGATCCCATCGCCCGAGACCAACGCGAATCACTGGTGGCTGTTAAAGGTGCTGGGCTATGTGATTTTTGTACTCTCGATCTTGCCACTCATGGTCGGCGGCAAGGTGTACAACTCGCTCAAGGCGGTGATGATGTTCAAAATCGTCTTCGTCTTCGGGTTCCTCCTCGTGCTGGGCATTTTCTTCTCGAAGCCCAGCACCTGGATCGACATCTTCAGCGGCTTTCTGAAGGTGGGCAACGTGCCGGTGCGCCGGGGCGAAGACCTCAACGGCAACGGCCTGCTCGATCCCGGTGAAGACTGGGACGGCGACGGCCACCTCGATATCGTCGAAGAAGCCTATCCGCCGACCATCGACACGAACGGCGACGGCCTGCCCGATGCCTGGGAAGACCGCGACGGAGACGGCGTGCCCGACAAGTTCCACGACGTCGATGGCGACGGGATTCGCGACGGCACAAACATAGACAACATCTTCCTGGCCGTATGGGAAGGCCACCCGCTGCCGATTATCGACCTCACGCTCATCGCCACGCTGGCCGGTTTTGTCGCCATCGCGGGGCAGGGAGGGCTGTCGAACACGCCAATCAGCAACTACACGCGCGACCAGGGCTGGGGGATGGGCTGGCAGGTGGGGGCCATTCCGGCGGTGTTCGGCGGCCGCGACATCAAACTCTCGCACGTTGGCACCGTCTTCCATCCAGATGAAGGATCGATCCCCCGTTGGCGCCGCTGGTATCGGCACGTCGTCCGCGATCAGTTGGCTGTCTGGTTTCCAGCCTGTTTGCTGGGGGTAGCGCTGCCAAGCATGCTCTCTGTGGAGTTCCTGCGTCGAGGTGTCGAGGCGAGTGAGTGGACGGCCGCCGGCATGACCGCCGATGGTGTGCATGCACGTGTGAGCGAAGTCTCCGGGATGACGATGGGGAGTGTCTTCTGGCACCTGACGCTTTTCTGCGGTTTCATCGTATTGGCCACGAGTATGGCCTCGACAGCCGACGGTCTCGTGCGCCGCTGGGTCGACGTATTCTGGACGGCCAGCCCCCGCCTGCGCCGCTGGCGTCCGGAAGATATGCGGTATCTGTATTTCGGAGTCCTCTTGAGTTGGTCGGCATTGAGCTTCGTGATGCTAGGTATCAGCAAGCCCGAGCAACTGGTGCTCTACGCCACGATGGTGCTCAACTTCGCCCTGGGCTTCAGTTGCTGGCATACGCTGGCGATTAACCTCTGCCTGCTCCCCAAACCGATCCGGCCGGGTTGGTTCGTGCGGATTGCGCTGTTCGTGTCGGGGCTCTTCTTTTGGGTCCTAGCGACCGTGACGGCACTCAGTAAGCTAAATTTGATCGCTAGTTGATCTCGTGGCCCATCGCGCGCGACCGCGATTGTGAGAGAGACCGTATCGCGATGTTC
Protein-coding regions in this window:
- a CDS encoding DUF1579 family protein; protein product: MDAACRPVSTWAVRFTALFFVGLALPATRATADEAPPETLAELERFLGDWKTRTQIRHFGPPPREFDTQGEATCRRTLEGRFLEFRAQSVPPGEADLQIMTYDTAADLYRQWVFASDGYYHEAVGKWNRSTSVLRWTGKTADASFVIDDRWVSPDRLEWTLQRTDASGKPTQTIQGTLTRVKPSEP
- a CDS encoding Nramp family divalent metal transporter; the encoded protein is MAQPITETIAARADAPSPAPHPGSQKMPAWKTGELIDAPRFTWRNWAAMLGPGLVAGGAAIGGGEWLLGPIVTAQYGGAMMWLALVSILGQVIYNIEISRYTLYSGEPIFTGKFRTLPGPGFWLCVYLVLDFGAVFPYLAANAATPLGALIIGEIPSPETNANHWWLLKVLGYVIFVLSILPLMVGGKVYNSLKAVMMFKIVFVFGFLLVLGIFFSKPSTWIDIFSGFLKVGNVPVRRGEDLNGNGLLDPGEDWDGDGHLDIVEEAYPPTIDTNGDGLPDAWEDRDGDGVPDKFHDVDGDGIRDGTNIDNIFLAVWEGHPLPIIDLTLIATLAGFVAIAGQGGLSNTPISNYTRDQGWGMGWQVGAIPAVFGGRDIKLSHVGTVFHPDEGSIPRWRRWYRHVVRDQLAVWFPACLLGVALPSMLSVEFLRRGVEASEWTAAGMTADGVHARVSEVSGMTMGSVFWHLTLFCGFIVLATSMASTADGLVRRWVDVFWTASPRLRRWRPEDMRYLYFGVLLSWSALSFVMLGISKPEQLVLYATMVLNFALGFSCWHTLAINLCLLPKPIRPGWFVRIALFVSGLFFWVLATVTALSKLNLIAS